In one window of Lewinella sp. 4G2 DNA:
- a CDS encoding glycosyltransferase family 4 protein: MRKAPPNIEASAAQGVTVALVANATWNFHNFRRGLINALAERGHQVLLLAPADDHAADLTDLNATFIPLHHLSRSGRNPGKDLQLVLELRHHYRKYGVSLAFLFTIKPVIYGTLAAVGTATRTIATLTGLGYAYTGKGRGGALVSTLYRLALKRGDFTYFHNPDDRQLFLEKGLVSEQRSDVIPGSGLDVTAYEPTPFPGGEDHQILFVGRLLEDKGIREFVTAAASSAPSHPNWTFHVVGDLDQENPAAISAEEVSGWKERPELTFHGQVADVKPYLSAASLVVLPSYREGCPRVLLEAGAMERPVIGADVPGVRSVIDHEKTGWLVPVGNASALSDAMKTALKQPQKLAEMGQAGRRRVAEGFSENIVVSEYLKQMDELTI; the protein is encoded by the coding sequence TTGAGGAAAGCGCCGCCAAACATTGAGGCTAGTGCTGCGCAAGGAGTCACCGTCGCCCTAGTAGCCAACGCAACCTGGAATTTCCACAACTTCCGCCGCGGCCTCATCAACGCCCTAGCGGAACGTGGTCACCAAGTGTTGCTGTTGGCTCCCGCCGACGATCACGCCGCGGATTTGACGGATTTAAACGCCACCTTCATTCCCCTCCACCACCTCTCCCGTTCCGGCCGCAACCCGGGAAAGGATCTACAATTGGTATTGGAACTACGCCATCACTACCGTAAGTACGGTGTGAGTCTTGCCTTCCTATTCACCATCAAGCCCGTGATCTACGGGACGCTGGCGGCGGTGGGTACGGCTACCCGTACGATCGCTACCCTTACTGGCCTCGGCTACGCGTACACGGGGAAGGGTAGGGGTGGTGCCCTCGTCAGCACCCTATACCGTTTGGCCCTGAAACGGGGAGACTTCACCTACTTCCATAATCCGGATGACCGGCAGTTGTTCCTGGAAAAGGGATTGGTGTCCGAGCAACGGTCAGATGTTATCCCCGGCTCCGGCCTCGACGTCACGGCTTACGAACCGACTCCCTTTCCCGGAGGAGAAGACCACCAAATACTTTTCGTCGGTCGCCTCCTTGAGGACAAGGGCATTCGCGAATTCGTGACTGCCGCAGCGAGCTCAGCCCCCAGTCATCCCAACTGGACTTTCCACGTAGTGGGAGACTTGGATCAGGAAAACCCCGCCGCCATCTCCGCCGAAGAAGTGAGCGGTTGGAAAGAACGCCCCGAACTCACCTTCCACGGGCAGGTAGCCGATGTGAAACCATACCTCAGTGCCGCTAGCCTAGTCGTCCTGCCCTCCTACCGTGAGGGTTGCCCCCGCGTCCTCCTGGAAGCCGGCGCCATGGAGCGCCCGGTTATTGGCGCAGACGTCCCCGGCGTACGTTCCGTAATCGATCACGAAAAAACAGGTTGGCTGGTACCGGTAGGCAATGCGTCGGCCTTATCTGATGCCATGAAAACCGCGTTAAAACAGCCACAAAAACTAGCCGAAATGGGCCAGGCCGGCCGAAGGCGGGTTGCCGAAGGGTTTAGTGAAAATATTGTAGTCAGTGAATACCTGAAACAGATGGATGAATTGACTATTTAA
- a CDS encoding RNA polymerase sigma factor, with the protein MDIKSLNDQELITLYLSGTDRAFEELLGRHQQKIYTSIYLFTKDHSQAEDIFQEVFIKIIDTLRKGKYNHEGKFLQWAMRISYNMCVDSFRRNKRRPIVGQTETFDIFDVLQSSERNAEADMIRSQTHDKVRGLVDALPPEQREVVILRHYADMSFKEIAKLTRVSINTALGRMRYALINMRKMVDEKQIALR; encoded by the coding sequence ATGGACATCAAGTCGCTGAATGATCAGGAACTGATCACGCTTTACCTTTCTGGAACGGACCGCGCTTTTGAGGAACTCCTCGGTCGCCACCAACAGAAAATCTACACCTCCATCTACCTGTTTACCAAGGACCACAGCCAGGCTGAGGACATCTTCCAGGAGGTATTCATCAAGATCATCGATACCCTGCGCAAGGGTAAGTACAACCACGAAGGCAAGTTCCTGCAGTGGGCCATGCGGATCAGCTACAACATGTGCGTGGATTCCTTCCGCCGCAACAAGCGCCGCCCCATCGTTGGCCAAACGGAAACCTTCGACATCTTCGACGTGCTCCAGAGCTCCGAGCGCAACGCGGAGGCCGACATGATCCGCAGCCAAACCCACGACAAGGTGCGCGGCCTCGTCGATGCCCTCCCGCCCGAGCAGCGCGAAGTCGTCATCCTGCGCCACTACGCGGATATGTCCTTCAAAGAAATCGCGAAGTTGACCCGCGTCAGCATCAATACGGCCCTGGGCCGGATGCGTTACGCGCTCATCAACATGCGCAAAATGGTGGACGAGAAGCAGATTGCCCTGCGGTAA
- a CDS encoding cystathionine gamma-synthase — translation MSKQNQPNFATKCIHGGLSPDPATGAVMTPIYQTSTYAQSAPGVNQGYAYARTKNPTRSALESNLASLENGKHAICFSSGLAAMDNILRLLSPGDEVLASDDLYGGSYRLLTSVFAGFGIKSRFIDMRDATTVAAEVSDATKMLWIETPTNPMLNLVDIAALTEIAKEKGLLSVIDNTFASPYLQQPLDMGADLVLHSATKYLGGHSDVVMGAVVTHNEEFAQRLYYLQNAVGAIPGPQDCFLVLRGIKTLHLRVERACQNAQRIVEVLQRDDRVAHVYYPGLPDHPGHALARRQMRDFGAMVSFDLKVDTMEAASALMQKTHYFTLAESLGGVESLIGHPATMTHASIPREQRLQVGLTDSLIRLSVGIEDADDLVDDLTNALR, via the coding sequence ATGTCCAAGCAGAACCAACCCAACTTCGCCACTAAATGCATCCACGGTGGCCTCAGCCCGGACCCAGCCACCGGCGCGGTGATGACCCCAATCTACCAAACCTCTACCTACGCGCAGTCGGCACCCGGCGTGAACCAGGGGTACGCGTATGCCCGGACCAAGAACCCCACCCGCAGTGCCCTCGAAAGTAACCTGGCTTCCCTAGAGAATGGTAAGCACGCCATCTGCTTCAGCAGCGGTCTCGCCGCCATGGATAACATCCTGAGGCTACTATCCCCCGGCGACGAAGTACTGGCCAGCGACGATCTCTATGGCGGCTCCTACCGTCTCCTGACTTCCGTTTTCGCAGGCTTCGGAATCAAATCCCGTTTTATCGACATGCGGGACGCAACTACCGTGGCCGCTGAGGTAAGTGATGCCACCAAAATGCTCTGGATCGAGACTCCCACCAACCCCATGCTCAACCTGGTGGACATTGCCGCGCTCACGGAAATCGCCAAAGAGAAAGGTCTCCTGTCCGTGATCGACAACACCTTCGCCAGCCCCTACCTCCAACAACCCTTGGATATGGGGGCTGACCTCGTACTCCACTCCGCCACAAAGTACCTGGGCGGCCACTCCGACGTGGTGATGGGCGCCGTCGTCACGCACAACGAAGAATTTGCCCAACGGCTTTACTATCTACAAAACGCAGTCGGCGCCATTCCCGGCCCACAGGATTGCTTCCTCGTTCTCCGCGGTATCAAAACACTACACCTCCGTGTCGAACGCGCCTGCCAGAACGCCCAGCGGATCGTGGAAGTCCTGCAGCGTGACGACCGCGTTGCCCATGTCTATTACCCCGGCCTTCCGGATCACCCCGGCCACGCCCTCGCCCGACGGCAAATGCGCGATTTCGGCGCCATGGTCTCCTTCGATCTGAAAGTGGATACTATGGAGGCTGCCTCCGCCCTCATGCAGAAAACCCACTACTTCACCCTGGCCGAATCTTTGGGCGGCGTCGAATCACTGATTGGCCACCCCGCCACCATGACCCACGCCAGCATCCCCCGCGAACAACGCCTTCAGGTGGGACTGACCGATTCCCTCATCCGACTCAGCGTGGGCATCGAAGACGCGGATGATTTAGTAGACGACCTCACCAACGCCCTTCGCTAA
- a CDS encoding mechanosensitive ion channel family protein translates to MAILLGTALLISTVVVMVTYPILKATAKRINSVSLDKFSDRTRSSVFWILSAGLTLIFWSTLTPEAGSPEAATFPLFVRGLQILVRTFLYVFIALFIIRVVNVGADTIRHHYAAEDGNNLRERKILTQLQYIQRVVGIVVFIVFAALILMQFSAMQKLGTTLLTTAGVGGIIIGLAAQKSIANLLAGFQIAFTQPIRIDDALIVNGEYGWVEEITLTYVTMRLWDQRRQIVPLQKFIDDTFQNWTRTNTELTGTVLLYVDYTFPVPDLREEVTRFLPTQELWDERVNSVMVTDNSDRAMTIRILVSARNAGDTFTLRCATREHCINWIQENYRHCLPQNRVAAPLTPGGGATLSQKVGTEEN, encoded by the coding sequence ATGGCTATCCTGCTGGGAACGGCTTTGTTGATCAGTACCGTGGTGGTTATGGTCACGTATCCGATCCTGAAGGCGACCGCAAAGCGGATCAATAGCGTATCGCTGGACAAATTTTCTGACCGGACGCGGTCCAGTGTCTTCTGGATTCTTTCGGCCGGGCTCACGCTGATCTTTTGGAGTACGTTGACGCCGGAGGCTGGATCGCCCGAAGCGGCTACCTTCCCGCTATTCGTGCGCGGGCTCCAGATTCTGGTAAGGACCTTTCTCTACGTTTTCATTGCCCTCTTCATCATCCGGGTCGTGAACGTGGGGGCCGATACGATTCGTCACCACTACGCGGCTGAGGATGGGAACAACTTGCGGGAAAGGAAGATCCTTACCCAGTTGCAGTACATCCAGCGGGTAGTCGGGATCGTCGTGTTCATCGTCTTCGCGGCGCTGATCCTGATGCAATTCTCCGCGATGCAGAAGCTGGGTACTACCCTGCTGACGACTGCCGGGGTTGGCGGCATTATCATTGGTTTGGCCGCCCAGAAATCCATCGCTAATCTGCTGGCAGGTTTTCAGATTGCCTTTACGCAACCCATCCGAATTGACGATGCTCTCATTGTGAACGGGGAGTACGGCTGGGTGGAAGAAATTACGTTGACGTACGTCACGATGCGTTTGTGGGACCAGCGGCGGCAGATCGTCCCCCTCCAAAAATTCATCGACGACACTTTTCAAAACTGGACGCGGACGAACACGGAACTCACCGGTACGGTGCTACTCTACGTGGACTACACCTTCCCCGTCCCGGACCTGCGCGAAGAGGTTACCCGTTTCCTTCCTACCCAAGAATTGTGGGATGAGCGCGTCAACTCCGTCATGGTGACGGATAACAGCGACCGCGCGATGACTATCCGTATCCTCGTCAGCGCCAGGAATGCGGGGGATACGTTTACGCTACGTTGCGCTACCCGGGAGCACTGTATCAACTGGATCCAGGAGAATTACCGGCACTGTTTACCGCAGAACCGGGTGGCGGCGCCGCTTACACCAGGTGGTGGGGCTACGTTGAGCCAGAAAGTGGGGACGGAGGAAAATTAA
- a CDS encoding hemolysin family protein has translation MLTFAIIAFLFLSALFSGSEIAYVSANKLKVELKKKRGTGQSRILASWYERPADFLSAMLVGNNIALVAFTSLITVPITTLLASYTGITGELTLLLVNTLIITLIVLIFGEYLPKTLFRLYADDALYTLAYPIRGLAWLLYLPSKIMTGVSNLLLQLVFKEPGEDLDNVLTRLDLEKFVNESGSGDEEPGGIDTKLFGNALNLNNVRLRDCMIPRNEIVVIDVNATIDELEEKFRDSRLSRLLVYKDDVDEILGYVHHHQLLRMPETLADIVLDIKFLPEVARVTDVLHDTIKEQLSIACVVDEFGSVAGVITMEDMLEEIFGEIDDEHDDDTYVEEELEDDRYLFSGRLEVSYLNEKYDLQLPEADYHTLSGLVTGVAERVPERNELIEIKGYRLIMVEVSNTKVELIRVEKEED, from the coding sequence ATGCTCACCTTCGCCATCATCGCCTTTTTGTTTCTCTCCGCCCTGTTCAGTGGTTCGGAGATTGCCTACGTGAGCGCCAACAAGCTGAAGGTAGAGCTCAAGAAGAAGCGCGGTACCGGCCAAAGCCGCATCCTGGCGAGTTGGTACGAGCGGCCAGCCGATTTCTTGAGCGCCATGCTGGTGGGGAATAACATCGCGCTGGTGGCCTTCACCAGTCTGATTACCGTTCCCATCACCACGCTGCTCGCAAGCTATACCGGGATAACGGGAGAGCTTACGTTATTACTCGTAAATACCCTCATTATCACATTAATCGTGCTGATCTTCGGGGAGTACTTACCCAAAACACTCTTCCGCCTTTACGCCGATGACGCCCTGTACACCCTGGCCTACCCTATCCGTGGCCTCGCGTGGTTACTCTACCTACCGAGCAAGATCATGACGGGCGTGAGCAACCTGTTGCTGCAACTCGTCTTTAAAGAACCCGGTGAAGACCTGGATAACGTACTGACCCGTCTCGACCTGGAGAAATTCGTCAACGAAAGTGGCTCGGGCGACGAAGAACCCGGTGGTATTGATACCAAGCTATTCGGGAATGCCCTGAACCTCAACAACGTCCGCCTGCGCGACTGCATGATCCCGCGAAATGAGATCGTCGTGATTGACGTCAACGCCACCATTGATGAGTTAGAGGAGAAATTTCGCGACTCCCGTCTGAGCCGGCTTTTGGTCTACAAGGATGACGTTGATGAAATTCTCGGGTACGTCCACCACCACCAGCTACTCCGGATGCCCGAAACCTTGGCGGATATCGTACTGGACATCAAATTCCTCCCCGAAGTAGCCCGGGTAACTGACGTATTACACGATACAATCAAAGAGCAACTCAGTATCGCTTGCGTGGTGGATGAGTTTGGCAGCGTAGCCGGCGTAATCACCATGGAGGACATGCTGGAAGAGATTTTCGGCGAGATCGACGATGAGCACGACGACGATACTTACGTGGAGGAAGAACTAGAGGACGATCGCTACCTTTTCAGTGGCCGCCTGGAGGTCAGTTACCTCAATGAAAAATACGACCTGCAGCTGCCTGAGGCAGATTACCACACGCTTTCGGGTCTCGTCACCGGCGTAGCCGAACGGGTACCGGAGCGCAATGAACTCATTGAGATTAAAGGCTACCGTCTGATCATGGTGGAGGTTTCTAATACTAAGGTTGAGTTGATTCGGGTGGAGAAGGAGGAGGATTAG
- the lptC gene encoding LPS export ABC transporter periplasmic protein LptC has product MPEPGPLFRIPLLFLLLFLVSACINDPAEVAELQQRYEPNVEVASGVRMIYSDSAKVRVIVTAPTMLNYVDQAKARQEFPDGLHLTFFDELQDTSSTLIAKWGVYHQRTSKITVRDSVVWQSVDQQRLETEELNWDEKSGRIHTNKFVVLQQPDYLITGYGLEADQAFENAKVLEVSGRIPLNRPKDP; this is encoded by the coding sequence ATGCCCGAGCCTGGCCCTTTATTTCGAATTCCCCTACTGTTTCTCCTGCTCTTTCTGGTCTCCGCCTGTATCAATGATCCGGCGGAAGTGGCGGAATTGCAGCAACGCTATGAGCCCAACGTTGAGGTGGCCTCCGGGGTGCGAATGATCTACAGCGACTCGGCCAAAGTGCGGGTGATCGTGACAGCCCCGACCATGCTGAATTACGTCGACCAGGCCAAAGCCCGGCAGGAATTTCCCGATGGCCTACACCTCACCTTCTTCGATGAATTGCAGGACACCAGCTCCACCCTCATCGCAAAATGGGGCGTGTACCACCAGCGAACCAGCAAGATCACCGTGCGGGACAGCGTCGTGTGGCAATCCGTAGATCAACAGCGTCTGGAGACCGAGGAGTTGAACTGGGACGAGAAGAGTGGCCGCATCCACACAAACAAATTCGTCGTGCTGCAGCAACCCGATTACCTGATCACGGGCTACGGGTTGGAAGCGGACCAGGCCTTCGAGAACGCTAAAGTGCTGGAGGTATCCGGCCGCATTCCCCTCAACCGACCGAAGGACCCATAA
- a CDS encoding GNAT family N-acetyltransferase, producing the protein MPITTRDAELKDLPAIHALVAELAEYVGHLPDFTATIADYERDFAAGYFKALVATEEEKVVGMALYYLTYSTWKGRMIYLEDFVLDPAYRRRGIGQQLWDALLEVGKRHECRLLKWQIADTNTEALKFYAAQNAEIEDCYLNGKLAIK; encoded by the coding sequence ATGCCCATCACAACCAGAGACGCTGAATTGAAAGATTTGCCCGCCATCCACGCGCTGGTGGCGGAACTGGCGGAATACGTTGGCCACCTGCCAGATTTCACGGCTACGATCGCCGATTACGAAAGGGATTTTGCGGCGGGCTACTTCAAGGCCCTCGTAGCTACGGAGGAGGAAAAAGTAGTAGGCATGGCCCTGTACTACCTCACTTACAGCACCTGGAAGGGCCGCATGATCTACCTGGAGGACTTCGTACTGGACCCGGCCTACCGCCGCCGGGGCATCGGACAGCAACTCTGGGATGCACTATTGGAAGTGGGTAAGCGCCACGAATGCCGCCTTCTGAAGTGGCAGATCGCCGATACGAATACCGAAGCGCTGAAGTTTTACGCCGCCCAAAACGCAGAGATTGAAGATTGTTATTTGAACGGTAAACTGGCGATTAAATAG
- the nspC gene encoding carboxynorspermidine decarboxylase, producing the protein MAEFQLHEDRIRKNLELIADVAAAADVRIILALKAFAYWPAFPIFAEYLTGATASSLNEATLIQRHFGKAPHVYAPVYVPEEFDQVLSLAGHLTFNSLTELERYRPQWEDSSVSVGLRVNPEYSPVATDLYNPASPRGRLGETLPNLPTKPPPGLKGLHVHTLCESTAAQTATLIERIKAQFGHYLGQLEWLNLGGGHLMTKAGYDVDELVRTLRQLRERYPNLEVILEPGSAMLWNTGTLNARVLDIVNNYGTQTLMLDVSFTCHMPDTLEMPYRPEIRGASTTEDPTYPYAYRLGGMSCLAGDYLAEYYFRQPVRPGDTLIFEDMAHYTTVKTTMFNGVPHPDIVLLDADGEELHRRSFSYQDYEARMG; encoded by the coding sequence ATGGCTGAATTCCAACTCCACGAAGACCGGATCCGCAAAAACCTGGAACTGATCGCCGACGTAGCCGCCGCGGCCGACGTCCGGATCATCCTCGCCCTCAAGGCCTTCGCCTACTGGCCCGCCTTCCCCATTTTCGCGGAATACCTGACTGGCGCAACGGCCTCCAGCCTCAACGAAGCGACGCTCATCCAACGGCACTTCGGGAAGGCCCCCCACGTTTACGCCCCGGTTTACGTACCGGAGGAATTCGACCAGGTCCTTTCGCTGGCGGGCCACCTCACTTTTAACAGCCTGACCGAACTGGAACGCTACCGTCCTCAGTGGGAGGATTCCTCCGTAAGCGTAGGCCTTCGCGTCAACCCGGAATACAGCCCCGTCGCTACGGACCTTTACAACCCAGCTTCCCCCCGGGGCCGGCTCGGTGAAACCCTGCCCAATCTTCCGACTAAGCCTCCTCCAGGGCTCAAGGGTCTCCACGTCCACACTCTCTGTGAATCTACGGCAGCGCAAACGGCTACACTGATTGAAAGGATCAAAGCCCAGTTTGGCCACTATCTCGGCCAGTTGGAATGGCTCAACCTCGGCGGCGGCCACCTAATGACGAAAGCCGGCTACGATGTGGATGAGTTGGTTCGGACACTTCGACAACTCCGCGAACGCTACCCGAACCTGGAGGTGATCCTGGAACCGGGCTCCGCCATGCTCTGGAATACGGGAACGCTGAACGCCCGCGTGCTGGACATCGTGAACAACTACGGCACCCAAACCCTGATGCTCGACGTGAGCTTCACCTGCCACATGCCCGATACGCTGGAAATGCCCTACCGCCCGGAGATCCGCGGCGCCAGCACGACGGAAGACCCCACTTACCCCTACGCTTACCGACTTGGTGGGATGTCCTGCCTCGCCGGTGATTACCTCGCTGAATACTACTTCCGCCAGCCTGTCCGCCCCGGCGATACCCTGATCTTTGAGGACATGGCCCATTACACCACTGTGAAAACGACGATGTTCAACGGCGTCCCTCACCCAGACATCGTATTACTCGACGCCGATGGGGAGGAACTCCACCGGCGCTCCTTCAGCTACCAGGACTACGAAGCGCGGATGGGCTAG
- a CDS encoding EamA family transporter, with the protein MQKEKWLIVAAFFTTYFVWGSTYLANYWAIETLPVFGMGGARFLTAGVLLWILSLFFGDRGTPTLRQFLNCGLIGILFLTMGTGTVVWAQQWVPTSTTALIIAFEPLLVMLIMWLVFTERPGPKAFIGAAVSIGGMFLLINQPATLTGDGAYKGILGILFGMGCWAFGMTLTPKLDMGKNKFRATSMQMLVGGAVLLAFSFAANDWDGFAVEQVSLKSALAWVFLVLFGAILAFSAFNFLLSRVSPDKAATNTYVNPVVAVVLGALLNGEVVTKQTILAGVVMLAGVYFIQTATGKAEVPDPSSAE; encoded by the coding sequence ATGCAAAAAGAAAAGTGGCTCATCGTTGCCGCCTTTTTCACCACCTATTTTGTGTGGGGATCGACCTACCTGGCCAATTACTGGGCCATTGAAACTTTGCCCGTTTTCGGGATGGGCGGTGCCCGTTTTCTCACGGCCGGGGTACTGTTGTGGATCCTATCACTTTTCTTTGGGGACCGCGGCACGCCGACCCTGCGCCAGTTCCTTAACTGCGGTTTGATTGGGATACTTTTCCTGACGATGGGTACCGGTACGGTCGTCTGGGCCCAGCAATGGGTGCCTACCAGTACGACGGCGCTCATCATCGCTTTCGAGCCCCTGCTGGTGATGCTCATCATGTGGTTGGTCTTTACCGAGCGGCCCGGCCCGAAAGCGTTTATCGGTGCGGCCGTCAGCATCGGCGGGATGTTTCTGCTCATCAACCAACCGGCTACGCTGACGGGGGACGGCGCCTACAAGGGAATTCTCGGTATCCTTTTCGGGATGGGCTGCTGGGCCTTCGGCATGACGCTGACGCCGAAGCTGGACATGGGAAAAAATAAATTTCGGGCCACCTCCATGCAGATGCTGGTGGGTGGGGCCGTGCTACTCGCCTTCAGTTTTGCGGCGAATGACTGGGACGGCTTTGCGGTGGAGCAGGTAAGCCTGAAGTCCGCCCTGGCCTGGGTGTTCCTGGTGCTCTTTGGCGCGATTCTGGCTTTTTCCGCTTTCAATTTTTTGTTGTCGCGTGTCAGTCCGGATAAGGCGGCGACGAATACCTACGTCAATCCAGTCGTTGCCGTCGTGTTGGGTGCTTTGCTGAACGGGGAGGTCGTCACCAAGCAAACCATCCTGGCGGGGGTGGTGATGTTGGCGGGCGTATACTTTATTCAGACGGCTACGGGGAAGGCGGAGGTCCCCGACCCTTCTTCCGCGGAATAG
- a CDS encoding OmpH family outer membrane protein — protein sequence MTRFVSTLLPAVLFVTLATLTSCQPQENAASASTTTDAASHQGLNLVFIRLDSLQNGYTALATELDRLETNANAAQENIQKEVVALENEVRKLQNQAQQGLLTPNKIKSEQQRIAQKEQQIMQQRDIALGSIQEDQMRLQTEFGIKVKDILRELRDEKGYDMIFNEGGGSGLLMGADAMDITPLVLERLNAMEDTTEADAEATEE from the coding sequence ATGACTCGTTTCGTATCCACCCTGTTGCCGGCCGTGCTGTTCGTAACTCTGGCCACGCTCACCAGCTGCCAGCCACAAGAAAATGCAGCGTCTGCATCTACCACCACGGATGCAGCTAGCCACCAGGGGCTCAACCTGGTCTTCATCCGCCTCGATAGCCTGCAGAACGGCTACACCGCGCTGGCGACCGAACTCGACCGCTTGGAAACCAACGCCAACGCGGCACAGGAGAATATCCAGAAGGAAGTAGTTGCCCTGGAAAACGAAGTGCGCAAACTCCAAAACCAGGCCCAACAGGGTCTCCTTACGCCGAATAAGATCAAGTCGGAACAGCAGCGCATCGCCCAAAAGGAGCAGCAGATCATGCAGCAGCGGGACATCGCGCTGGGTAGTATCCAGGAAGACCAGATGCGGCTTCAGACGGAATTCGGCATCAAGGTGAAGGACATCCTCCGCGAACTGCGCGACGAGAAAGGTTACGACATGATCTTCAACGAAGGTGGCGGCAGCGGCCTGCTGATGGGCGCCGATGCGATGGACATCACCCCACTCGTCCTCGAACGCCTCAACGCCATGGAGGATACGACTGAAGCAGACGCTGAGGCGACGGAAGAGTAG
- the cdaA gene encoding diadenylate cyclase CdaA, translating to MLPLLFKIGFLPVDIWDFLDIFIVAVLLYQLYRLLKGSIALNIFVGMVLLFLSYQVFQALGMDLLSSILTQFINIGFVSLIIIFQPEVRRFLLLLGTNTLKQRDSVWGRLLGKEEDVHANSPELEDISRAFLRMARSKTGALLVCTQEADPATVITGGTALHSDISYGLLVSIFHKESPLHDGAVVIENRRITRASAILPVSENEDLPKSVGLRHRAAVGVTEKIDVVCFIVSEETGKISFSKGGELERGITEKRLRGLLLEYL from the coding sequence GTGCTACCACTCCTCTTCAAAATTGGTTTCCTACCGGTGGATATCTGGGATTTCCTGGACATCTTCATCGTAGCGGTACTGCTGTACCAACTTTACCGGCTGCTGAAGGGAAGTATTGCCCTGAATATTTTCGTGGGGATGGTCCTGCTCTTCCTGAGCTACCAGGTGTTTCAGGCGCTCGGGATGGACCTGCTGAGTAGCATCCTGACCCAGTTCATCAACATCGGTTTCGTCAGTCTCATCATCATCTTCCAACCGGAAGTGCGCCGCTTCCTGCTGCTGCTGGGGACGAACACCCTCAAGCAACGGGATTCAGTTTGGGGCCGCCTGCTCGGAAAGGAGGAAGACGTGCACGCCAACTCCCCCGAACTGGAAGATATCAGCCGGGCGTTTCTCCGGATGGCGCGCAGCAAAACCGGTGCCCTGTTGGTCTGCACCCAGGAGGCTGACCCGGCCACGGTCATCACCGGCGGCACGGCCCTGCATTCGGACATCAGTTACGGACTGCTGGTGAGCATCTTCCACAAAGAAAGCCCCCTGCACGATGGCGCCGTCGTGATAGAAAACCGGCGCATCACCAGGGCCAGCGCCATCCTCCCCGTCTCCGAAAATGAGGACTTGCCTAAATCGGTAGGCCTGCGCCACCGCGCCGCCGTCGGCGTAACGGAAAAGATCGACGTGGTCTGCTTCATCGTCTCCGAAGAGACCGGCAAGATCTCCTTCAGCAAAGGCGGCGAGCTGGAGCGGGGGATTACAGAGAAGCGGCTTAGGGGGTTGTTGTTGGAATATCTCTGA